The following DNA comes from Deltaproteobacteria bacterium.
CTTCCGCTCGCATGCATTTTTCCGTCGGCCTGTTCATGACCGCCGGCCTGGCCCTGGCCACGGTGGCCATCATCTGGCTCGGCATGAGTTCCTTTTTGGACAAGGGCGAACTTTTCGTGACCTATTTCGATGAATCCGTGCAGGGCCTGAACGTCGATTCGCCGGTCAAATATCGCGGCGTCCCCGTGGGCCGCGTCAAGCAAATCCGCATCGCGCCGGATTACCATCTGATCGAGGTTCTCATCGCCATCGAACGGGAAAACATCGGCAAGGAGGACAAGTTCGAAAACTCCGTGGCGACCATCGCCAATGTCGGCATCACCGGCGCCATGTTCGTGGAAATCGACAAGGCCACGCCCGGCACGGACCACCTGACCCCCAAGCTGTCCTTTGACCCGCCGTATCCGGTCATTGCCTCACGGCCGTCCAATATCAAAAAACTGTTCCGGGAAATCGACCTCATCGCGTCCAAAATCCAGGCTATCGACTTTCAAGGCATCTCCCGCGAGGCCCTGACCGCCTTCGCGGGCCTCAACGCGGCCATCGAATCGGCCCAGATCGGCGTCATTTCCACGGATGTGCGCACCCTGCTGAACAATATCAACGCCGCTGCAAGCCCCAAACGTCTGGAGTCCATGGCTAAAAACATGGAGCAAACCATCGCCGCCTCGCACCGTCTCATGCAAACCACGACAGACGAACTCGCCCGCACGGGCGCCATTCTGAGCCAATTCCAGGCCATCCTGGACACCAACCGCCCCCATATCGATACGACCATGTCCGCCCTGGCCTCCACCACCCTCAAGGCCGACGCCTTCATGTTCCAAAGCACGGTGACCATGATGCAGATGCAGACCTCCATCAAGGACCTGCAACAACGCATGGCCTCCACGGCCGAAAACCTGGAACAAACCTCGGCCAATCTGAACACACTGATCACCAACCTGAAAGACCAGCCCTCCCAGCTCATTTTCGCCCAACCCAAGGCGCCCCGCGCCGTGGAAGACTAGCAGGAAACGCCATGAATCTCCGTATCCTCGTACCACTCCTGGCCTGCCTCAATCTATGGACCTGCGCCGGATCCCGTCAGCCCGCGCCCGACACCCGCTACTACACCCTGGAATACGAGGCCCCGGCCGTGGCTGGTCAGCCAGCGCCGGCCATCGTCACGGTCAGCCGCTTTGGCGTGGCTCCGGAATTCAACACGGGTAAAATGGTCTACCGCGACCTGTCCTTTGGCCGCCAGGAATACGCCTACCATCAATGGCGGAACACACCGCAGATATTGGTCACGGATTATCTGCGCCGAGACCTGCTCAAAAGCGGACTTTTCCGGGCCGTGAGCGGCCCGACCTCGTCCCTGACGGCCACGCACCAAGTGGAAGGCATTGTCGAGGAATGGATGGAGCTGGATGGCGAGGACCAATGGTTGGCCTCGGCCGAGCTGACCATCACCTTGCTCGACCTGCGCGCCCTGGACGCCCCGGATCAAGTCGTGTTTCAGCGCACCTACAGGGAAAGTCAGCCCTGTGCCCAAAAAAATCCCGGCTCCGTGGCCGAGGCCATGAGCCGGGTCATGCGTGCCATGTCCGGGCGGATTATCACCGATATTCACACCGTCGTGCGCTAGAAATGGCGCGTCGATCGAACGCGGGATTTACGGTTTGCCGTCCGTGGTCAGGCCGTTGGATGCGGCGATGATCTCCCAGGCCTGCTCGGCCGTGCTGACATATTGAAAAATATTCAGATCCTCGGCGTTGATCGTCCCTTCTTCCACGAATGTCTCGAAATTGACCGCTTTCTGCCAAAAACGCTTGCCAAAAAGCAAAACCGGGATGGGCCGCACCTTGCGGGTCTGGATGAGGGTCAGAGCCTCGAACAACTCGTCCATGGTTCCAAATCCACCGGGAAAGGCGACCAGGGCCTTGGCCCGCATCAAAAGATGCATCTTGCGGATGGCGAAATAATGGAACTGAAAGCTCAATTCCGGGGTGATGTACGGGTTGGGCTCCTG
Coding sequences within:
- a CDS encoding LOG family protein — encoded protein: QEPNPYITPELSFQFHYFAIRKMHLLMRAKALVAFPGGFGTMDELFEALTLIQTRKVRPIPVLLFGKRFWQKAVNFETFVEEGTINAEDLNIFQYVSTAEQAWEIIAASNGLTTDGKP
- a CDS encoding MCE family protein, with the translated sequence MASARMHFSVGLFMTAGLALATVAIIWLGMSSFLDKGELFVTYFDESVQGLNVDSPVKYRGVPVGRVKQIRIAPDYHLIEVLIAIERENIGKEDKFENSVATIANVGITGAMFVEIDKATPGTDHLTPKLSFDPPYPVIASRPSNIKKLFREIDLIASKIQAIDFQGISREALTAFAGLNAAIESAQIGVISTDVRTLLNNINAAASPKRLESMAKNMEQTIAASHRLMQTTTDELARTGAILSQFQAILDTNRPHIDTTMSALASTTLKADAFMFQSTVTMMQMQTSIKDLQQRMASTAENLEQTSANLNTLITNLKDQPSQLIFAQPKAPRAVED